The following proteins are encoded in a genomic region of Jaculus jaculus isolate mJacJac1 chromosome 21, mJacJac1.mat.Y.cur, whole genome shotgun sequence:
- the LOC101598267 gene encoding zinc finger protein 709-like: protein MDSVTFEDVAVNFTLEEWALLDSSQKKLHRDVMEETLRNLAAVGIGKTQGDPCIEDDSEYSMRSLRNKVVERLWKQKEGSQCGENISQIAEPIVNKETSHGLIFCENHVYEDTLIGHSSLNVPVTVHTGQQSNEYKIHEESLYKFGECKKAITYPDFFLNHEGTDTGQRSYAFNQCENFFQSHSYIHIPGNSDTGEEMYVDKQHFNALTYPSLLQYVEKIHTGDKPYVCKQCGKAFSYLSHIRRHERTHTGEKPYRCNICDKAFSCLSSIPRHKRIHTEKKPYVCKHCGKAFSWSNLQRHELTHTGEKPYKCNICDKAFSCKSKFQDHERTHTGEKPYVCSQCGKALASYHTFQIHKRCHTGEKPYVCELCGKAFIAVSSLRYHERVHSGEKPHMCKLCGKAFSCLTSLRYHERIHSGEKPHICLQCGKRFTSSSILRTHERIHTGEKPYVCKQCGKGFISSSHLRQHEWTHSEEKLCVCKVCGKSFTDPRALRCHERIHTGEKPYVCKHCGKAFSSWSTRRKHEQIHTVEKPYKCKYCGKAFTNPIALQKHERIHSGEKPHICEKCGKSFRYFSKFQIHERTHTGEKPYVCKQCGKSFIAAGNLRQHEWTHSGEKLCVCKLCGKSFTDPRALRCHERFHTGEKPYVCTHCEKAFSSWSGRKRHEQIHTGEKPYICKHCAKAFTNPSALRNHEKIHSGEKPHVCEQCGKGFRFFSKFQIHERIHTGEKPYVCKQCGKGFSSAGNLRQHEWTHSQEKLCVCKLCGKSFVDPRYLRRHERIHSGEKRFVCKQCGKSFLNLSNCQRHEQIHTVQKPYVCK from the exons ATG GACTCTGTGACCTTTGAGGATGTGGCTGTGAACTTCACTTTGGAGGAATGGGCTTTACTAGATTCTTCCCAGAAGAAGCTGCACAGAGATGTGATGGAGGAAACCCTCAGGAACCTGGCTGCTGTAGGTATAG GAAAAACACAGGGAGACCCGTGCATTGAAGATGACTCTGAATATTCCATGAGAAGTCTAAG AAATAAAGTTGTGGAAAGATTGTGGAAACAAAAAGAAGGTAGTCAGTGTGGAGAAAACATTAGCCAGATTGCAGAACCTATTGTGAACAAGGAAACTTCTCATGGATTAATATTCTGTGAAAACCATGTGTATGAAGACACACTCATTGGTCATTCATCCCTTAATGTGCCTGTGACTGTTCATACTGGACAACAAAGTAATGAATATAAGATACATGAAGAGAGTCTCTATAAATTTGGGGAATGTAAGAAAGCCATTACTTACCCTGATTTCTTTCTGAATCACGAAGGCACTGACACTGGACAGAGATCCTATGCATTTAACCAATGCGAAAATTTTTTCCAGAGTCACAGTTACATTCATATACCTGGGAACTCTGATACTGGAGAAGAAATGTATGTGGATAAACAGCATTTTAATGCCCTTACCTATCCTAgcctccttcaatatgttgaaaAGATTCACACTGGGGATAAACCCTATGTATGTAAACAGTGTGGTAAAGCCTTTTCTTATTTGAGTCACATTAGAAGACATGAACgaactcacactggagagaaaccatACCGATGTAATATATGTGATAAAGCCTTCAGTTGCTTGAGTAGCATTCCAAGGCATAAAAGAATTCACACAGAGAAGAAACCCTATGTATGTAAACATTGTGGAAAAGCCTTTTCTTGGAGTAACCTTCAAAGACATGAACTaactcacactggagagaaaccatataaatgtaatatatgtgATAAAGCCTTCAGTTGTAAGAGTAAGTTTCAAGATCATGAAAgaacacacactggagaaaaaccatatGTATGTTCACAATGTGGGAAGGCCTTAGCTTCTTACCATACCTTTCAGATACATAAACGAtgtcacactggagagaaaccttatGTATGTGAGctgtgtgggaaagccttcattgCTGTCAGTTCTCTTCGATACCATGAGAGGGTTCACAGTGGTGAGAAACCCCACATGTGTAAGCTCTGTGGCAAAGCATTCAGTTGTCTCACTTCTCTTCGATACCATGAGAGGATTCATAGTGGTGAGAAACCCCACATATGTTTGCAGTGTGGGAAACGTTTCACTTCTTCCAGTATCCTTCGAACGCATGAACgaattcacactggagagaaaccatATGTATGTAAGCAGTGTGGTAAAGGTTTTATTTCTTCCAGTCACTTGCGGCAGCATGAGTGGACTCACTCTGAggagaaactgtgtgtgtgtaaggtgtgTGGTAAATCCTTCACTGATCCTCGTGCCCTTCGATGCCATGAAAggattcatactggagagaaaccctatgTATGTAAGCATTGTGGCAAAGCTTTTTCTTCTTGGAGTACTCGTAGGAAACATGAACAAATTCACACTGTTGAGAAACCTTACAAATGCAAGTATTGTGGGAAAGCATTCACGAATCCCATTGCTCTTCAGAAGCACGAGAGGATCCACAGTGGTGAAAAACCCCACATATGTGAGAAATGTGGGAAAAGTTTTCGTTATTTCAGTAAGTTTCAAATACATGAACgaactcacactggagagaaaccttatGTATGTAAGCAATGTGGGAAAAGTTTCATTGCTGCTGGTAACTTGCGACAGCATGAGTGGACTCACTCTGGGGAGAAACTCTGTGTTTGTAAACTGTGTGGTAAATCCTTCACTGATCCTCGTGCCCTTCGATGCCATGAAAGGTTTCACACAGGAGAGAAACCCTATGTTTGTACACATTGTGAGAAAGCCTTTTCTTCTTGGAGTGGTCGTAAAAGACATGAACAAATTCACACTGGTGAGAAACCCTACATATGTAAGCATTGTGCAAAAGCCTTCACTAACCCCAGTGCTCTTCGAAATCATGAGAAGATCCACAGTGGGGAAAAACCCCATGTATGTGAGCAATGTGGGAAAGGCTTTCGTTTTTTCAGTAAGTTTCAGATACATGAACGgattcacactggagagaaaccatATGTATGTAAGCAATGTGGAAAAGGTTTCAGTTCTGCTGGTAACTTACGACAGCATGAGTGGACTCACTCTCAGGAGAAACTGTGTGTTTGTAAACTATGTGGTAAATCTTTCGTTGATCCTAGATACCTACGACGCCATGAAAGAATTCACAGTGGAGAGAAACGTTTTGTTTGTAAACAATGTGGGaaatcctttttaaatttaagtaatTGTCAAAGACATGAACAAATCCATACTGTACAGAAACCATATGTGTGCAAGTag